The proteins below come from a single Papaver somniferum cultivar HN1 chromosome 11, ASM357369v1, whole genome shotgun sequence genomic window:
- the LOC113321327 gene encoding 60S ribosomal protein L4-like isoform X1, translated as MAAAAARPLVSIQNLDGDMSTDGGNTLPLPDVMKASIRPDIVKFVHANMSKNSRQPYAVSRKAGHQTSAQSWGTGRAVSRIPRVPGGGTHRAGQGAFGNMCRGGRMFAPTRIWRRWHRKINVNQKRYAIVSALSASAVPSIVLARGHTIEGVPELPLVVNDSIEGVEKTNAAIKVLKQLGAYADAEKVKDSEKIRPGKGKMRNRRYVSKKGPLIVYGTQGTKIAKAFRNIPGVELANVERLNLLKLAPGGHLGRFIIWTKSAFEKLDSIYGSFEKSSQKKKGYVLPRSKMVNADLARIINSDEVQSVVRPIKKDSKRAPMKKNPLKNLNTLLRLNPYAKTARRMALLAEAQRVKAKKEKLEKKRTNISKEESAAIRAAGKAWYQTMISDSDYTEFDVFQKWLGVSQ; from the exons atggcagcagcagcggcAAGACCTTTAGTTTCGATCCAGAACTTGGATGGAGACATGTCTACCGATGGAGGAAACACACTTCCATTACCAGATGTAATGAAAGCATCAATCCGTCCAGATATCGTCAAGTTTGTTCATGCCAACATGTCGAAAAACAGTCGTCAACCATACGCAGTTAGTCGCAAAGCAGGTCATCAAACATCAGCTCAATCATGGGGAACTGGTCGTGCTGTTTCTCGTATTCCTCGTGTACCTGGTGGTGGTACTCATCGTGCTGGTCAAGGAGCTTTTGGTAACATGTGTAGAGGCGGTAGGATGTTTGCTCCTACACGAATCTGGAGAAGATGGCATCGTAAGATCAATGTTAATCAGAAGAGGTATGCTATTGTTTCAGCTTTGTCTGCTTCTGCTGTTCCTTCAATCGTTTTAGCTCGTGGTCACACTATTGAAGGTGTACCTGAACTGCCTTTAGTTGTTAATGATTCCATCGAAGGTGTTGAAAAAACTAATGCTGCTATTAAGGTTTTGAAACAACTTGGTGCTTATGCTGATGCTGAAAAGGTTAAGGACAGTGAGAAGATCAGACCAGGTAAAGGTAAAATGAGGAACCGACGTTATGTTTCTAAGAAAGGTCCTTTGATTGTTTATGGTACTCAAGGAACCAAGATCGCAAAAGCATTTAGAAACATTCCTGGTGTTGAGCTTGCTAATGTGGAGAGACTTAACTTGCTGAAACTTGCACCTGGTGGTCATCTTGGTAGGTTTATTATTTGGACTAAATCAGCATTTGAGAAATTGGATTCGATCTATGGGTCTTTTGAGAAATCTAGTCAGAAGAAGAAAGGATATGTTTTACCTAGATCAAAGATGGTTAATGCTGATCTTGCTAGAATTATTAACTCTGATGAAGTCCAGTCCGTTGTTAGACCTATTAAGAAGGATTCAAAGAGAGCACCAATGAAGAAGAATCCTTTGAAGAATTTGAACACTCTTTTGAGATTGAATCCGTATGCTAAGACTGCTAGGAGGATGGCTCTTCTTGCTGAAGCTCAACGTGTTAAAGCTAAGAAGGAGAAGCTTGAGAAAAAGAGGACCAACATTtccaag GAGGAATCTGCTGCAATCAGGGCTGCAGGAAAGGCGTGGTACCAAACTATGATCTCAGACAGTGATTACACCGAATTTGATGTTTTCCAGAAGTGGCTTGGAGTGTCTCAGTGA
- the LOC113321327 gene encoding 60S ribosomal protein L4-like isoform X2, with protein MAAAAARPLVSIQNLDGDMSTDGGNTLPLPDVMKASIRPDIVKFVHANMSKNSRQPYAVSRKAGHQTSAQSWGTGRAVSRIPRVPGGGTHRAGQGAFGNMCRGGRMFAPTRIWRRWHRKINVNQKRYAIVSALSASAVPSIVLARGHTIEGVPELPLVVNDSIEGVEKTNAAIKVLKQLGAYADAEKVKDSEKIRPGKGKMRNRRYVSKKGPLIVYGTQGTKIAKAFRNIPGVELANVERLNLLKLAPGGHLGRFIIWTKSAFEKLDSIYGSFEKSSQKKKGYVLPRSKMVNADLARIINSDEVQSVVRPIKKDSKRAPMKKNPLKNLNTLLRLNPYAKTARRMALLAEAQRVKAKKEKLEKKRTNISKEESAAIRAAGKAWYQTMISDSDYTEFDVFQKWLGVSQ; from the exons atggcagcagcagcggcAAGACCTTTAGTTTCGATCCAGAACTTGGATGGAGACATGTCTACCGATGGAGGAAACACACTTCCATTACCAGATGTAATGAAAGCATCAATCCGTCCAGATATCGTCAAGTTTGTTCATGCCAACATGTCGAAAAACAGTCGTCAACCATACGCAGTTAGTCGCAAAGCAGGTCATCAAACATCAGCTCAATCATGGGGAACTGGTCGTGCTGTTTCTCGTATTCCTCGTGTACCTGGTGGTGGTACTCATCGTGCTGGTCAAGGAGCTTTTGGTAACATGTGTAGAGGCGGTAGGATGTTTGCTCCTACACGAATCTGGAGAAGATGGCATCGTAAGATCAATGTTAATCAGAAGAGGTATGCTATTGTTTCAGCTTTGTCTGCTTCTGCTGTTCCTTCAATCGTTTTAGCTCGTGGTCACACTATTGAAGGTGTACCTGAACTGCCTTTAGTTGTTAATGATTCCATCGAAGGTGTTGAAAAAACTAATGCTGCTATTAAGGTTTTGAAACAACTTGGTGCTTATGCTGATGCTGAAAAGGTTAAGGACAGTGAGAAGATCAGACCAGGTAAAGGTAAAATGAGGAACCGACGTTATGTTTCTAAGAAAGGTCCTTTGATTGTTTATGGTACTCAAGGAACCAAGATCGCAAAAGCATTTAGAAACATTCCTGGTGTTGAGCTTGCTAATGTGGAGAGACTTAACTTGCTGAAACTTGCACCTGGTGGTCATCTTGGTAGGTTTATTATTTGGACTAAATCAGCATTTGAGAAATTGGATTCGATCTATGGGTCTTTTGAGAAATCTAGTCAGAAGAAGAAAGGATATGTTTTACCTAGATCAAAGATGGTTAATGCTGATCTTGCTAGAATTATTAACTCTGATGAAGTCCAGTCCGTTGTTAGACCTATTAAGAAGGATTCAAAGAGAGCACCAATGAAGAAGAATCCTTTGAAGAATTTGAACACTCTTTTGAGATTGAATCCGTATGCTAAGACTGCTAGGAGGATGGCTCTTCTTGCTGAAGCTCAACGTGTTAAAGCTAAGAAGGAGAAGCTTGAGAAAAAGAGGACCAACATTtccaag GAGGAATCTGCTGCAATCAGGGCTGCAGGAAAGGCGTG GTACCAAACTATGATCTCAGACAGTGATTACACCGAATTTGATGTTTTCCAGAAGTGGCTTGGAGTGTCTCAGTGA